The Tardiphaga alba genome includes a window with the following:
- a CDS encoding DUF3606 domain-containing protein gives MDNLSNRGQPDRSKINMNEDHEVRYWTHELGVSKDELQRVIDKVGNSAAAVRKQLAA, from the coding sequence GTGGATAATCTCTCCAACCGGGGCCAGCCGGATCGCAGCAAGATCAATATGAACGAGGACCACGAAGTCAGATACTGGACGCATGAGCTGGGCGTCTCAAAGGATGAGCTTCAAAGGGTCATCGATAAGGTCGGAAACTCTGCCGCAGCCGTTCGCAAGCAGTTGGCAGCATGA